In one Geotoga petraea genomic region, the following are encoded:
- the rfbC gene encoding dTDP-4-dehydrorhamnose 3,5-epimerase yields the protein MKTTNYNGIPDVKIIENIKYEDNRGFFIEKYNSNLGFKTIQDNFAFSKKNVLRGLHYQKEYPQAKIITCVKGKILDVFVDLRTNSESFLKYGKVALNGIEKSILIPRGFAHGYLALEEENIVYYKVDNYYKPEYEERISWKDKKINIDWELEKYGISEKDLIISEKDKKL from the coding sequence ATGAAGACCACAAATTATAACGGCATACCTGATGTAAAAATAATAGAAAACATAAAATATGAAGACAATAGAGGATTTTTTATAGAAAAATACAATTCAAATTTAGGATTCAAAACAATTCAAGATAATTTTGCTTTTTCAAAGAAAAATGTTTTAAGGGGTTTGCATTACCAAAAAGAATATCCACAGGCAAAAATAATAACCTGTGTAAAGGGAAAAATATTGGACGTATTTGTTGATTTGAGGACTAATTCAGAAAGTTTTTTAAAATATGGGAAAGTTGCTTTAAATGGAATTGAAAAATCAATTTTAATTCCAAGAGGATTCGCACACGGGTATTTAGCTTTAGAAGAAGAGAACATAGTATATTACAAAGTAGATAATTATTACAAGCCAGAATATGAAGAAAGAATAAGCTGGAAAGATAAAAAAATAAACATCGACTGGGAATTAGAAAAATACGGTATTTCAGAAAAAGATTTAATAATATCAGAAAAAGATAAAAAATTGTAA
- a CDS encoding CoA transferase subunit A — MEVINLKKVGDLITSNSSLMIGGFLGVGTPENIIDEIIRQKKEGLIVIGNDTSFVDRGIGKLIAEKLVKKVITSHIGTNPETQKQMIANECEVELTPQGTLAEKIRAAGVGLGGIFTPTGVGTTVEDGKEVRNIDGINYLFEKPLSADFALLKAKRADFKGNLQYNLTARNFNPIMALAGKTVIVEVEEIVPVGSIDPNNVHTPGVLVDYIVVGGNK, encoded by the coding sequence ATGGAAGTTATCAACTTGAAAAAAGTGGGAGATTTAATTACAAGTAATTCTTCTTTGATGATTGGCGGATTTTTAGGGGTAGGTACTCCAGAAAACATCATCGATGAGATCATAAGGCAAAAAAAAGAAGGATTAATTGTGATTGGAAACGACACATCTTTTGTAGATAGGGGAATTGGCAAATTAATTGCAGAGAAACTTGTGAAAAAAGTGATTACATCACATATAGGGACGAATCCAGAAACTCAAAAACAAATGATCGCTAATGAATGTGAAGTTGAATTAACTCCTCAAGGCACATTAGCTGAAAAAATTAGAGCAGCTGGTGTAGGACTTGGTGGAATTTTTACTCCAACTGGGGTTGGAACGACTGTAGAAGATGGGAAAGAAGTAAGAAATATTGACGGAATAAATTATCTATTTGAAAAACCTTTAAGTGCTGATTTTGCTCTTTTAAAAGCTAAAAGAGCAGATTTTAAGGGTAATTTACAATACAACCTAACTGCAAGGAATTTCAATCCAATAATGGCATTGGCAGGAAAAACTGTAATAGTGGAAGTTGAAGAAATAGTTCCTGTTGGAAGTATTGATCCTAATAATGTCCATACTCCAGGAGTTTTAGTTGATTATATTGTTGTTGGGGGGAATAAATAA
- a CDS encoding 3-oxoacid CoA-transferase subunit B, translated as MDNKIKIAKRVAQELKDGDLVNLGIGLPTLVANYIPDGVEVTFQSENGMVGMGRSPEEGYENKDLTNAGGMYTSANPGAMYFDSAFSFALIRGGHLDVTVLGGLQVDEKGHLANWMVPGKKIPGMGGAMDLVTGAKKVIVAMTHTAKGNPKIVKECNLPLTSIRKVDLIVTEMCVIEPTDKGLVLKEIAPGYTIDDVKNNTAADLIIPENVKIMGE; from the coding sequence ATGGATAATAAAATTAAAATAGCTAAAAGAGTTGCTCAAGAATTAAAAGATGGAGACTTGGTAAATCTTGGAATAGGTCTTCCTACTCTGGTTGCAAACTATATCCCTGATGGTGTAGAAGTTACTTTTCAATCTGAGAATGGAATGGTTGGAATGGGACGTTCTCCTGAGGAAGGATACGAAAATAAGGATTTGACTAATGCAGGTGGAATGTACACTTCTGCTAATCCTGGGGCAATGTATTTTGACAGTGCCTTTTCATTTGCTTTGATAAGAGGCGGCCATTTAGATGTTACTGTTTTAGGTGGACTGCAGGTTGATGAAAAAGGCCATTTAGCGAATTGGATGGTTCCTGGTAAAAAAATCCCAGGAATGGGTGGAGCTATGGATTTAGTTACTGGAGCTAAGAAAGTTATTGTAGCTATGACACATACTGCAAAAGGTAATCCAAAAATAGTTAAAGAATGTAATTTGCCTCTAACTTCTATTAGAAAAGTTGATCTTATAGTAACTGAAATGTGTGTTATTGAACCTACTGACAAAGGGTTGGTACTAAAAGAAATAGCACCTGGTTATACGATAGATGATGTTAAAAATAATACAGCTGCTGATTTGATAATTCCTGAAAATGTAAAAATTATGGGGGAATAA
- a CDS encoding hotdog domain-containing protein → MNEVMIRVRMSQAEAHYGGNLVDGAKMLQYFGDVATELLIRNDGDEGLFRAYDSVEFLAPVYAGDYIEVVGRIVKKGKTSRKMEFEAKKVIKPRPDISDSAADVLDEPIIVAKASGTCVVPLDKQRGV, encoded by the coding sequence ATGAATGAAGTTATGATCAGGGTAAGAATGTCACAAGCAGAAGCTCATTACGGTGGTAATTTAGTTGATGGTGCAAAGATGCTCCAATATTTTGGTGACGTAGCAACTGAATTATTAATAAGAAACGATGGTGATGAGGGCCTTTTTAGAGCATATGATAGCGTAGAATTTTTAGCTCCAGTATATGCTGGGGATTATATAGAAGTAGTTGGAAGAATTGTTAAAAAAGGTAAAACGTCCAGAAAAATGGAATTTGAAGCTAAAAAAGTTATTAAACCGAGACCAGATATATCAGATTCTGCAGCGGATGTTTTAGATGAACCAATTATTGTGGCAAAAGCATCTGGAACTTGCGTAGTTCCTTTGGATAAACAAAGAGGTGTTTAA
- a CDS encoding 3-keto-5-aminohexanoate cleavage protein, with amino-acid sequence MDKLIITAAVTGAEVTRDLQPNLPLTPEEIAEEAYNCYKAGASIIHVHARDEEGKPTQDYEYYKKIKEAIENRCNVIFQPSTGGATWHSFEERMQPLRLNPEMATLSAGTSNFGDDIFINTNEYIEKFAEEMLKRNVKPEIEVFERGMIKNALTLVKKALLKPPLHFDFVLGVPGACPGEIEDLVYMVSKIPSDSTWTVAGIGRYELPLAMHAIAMGGHVRVGFEDNIYFKKGEKAKSNAQLVERIANLAKEYGRDIATPDEARKILNIR; translated from the coding sequence ATGGATAAACTTATTATAACGGCTGCTGTTACAGGTGCAGAAGTTACAAGGGATTTGCAACCAAATCTCCCTTTAACTCCTGAAGAAATAGCAGAAGAAGCATATAATTGTTATAAGGCTGGAGCCTCTATTATTCACGTTCATGCAAGAGATGAAGAAGGGAAGCCTACTCAAGACTATGAATATTATAAAAAAATAAAGGAAGCAATAGAAAACAGATGTAATGTTATTTTTCAGCCTTCTACAGGTGGGGCAACATGGCATTCTTTTGAAGAAAGAATGCAACCTTTGAGATTAAATCCAGAAATGGCTACTTTGTCAGCTGGTACCAGTAATTTTGGTGATGATATTTTTATAAATACTAATGAATATATAGAAAAATTTGCTGAAGAAATGCTCAAAAGAAATGTTAAACCCGAAATAGAAGTTTTTGAAAGAGGTATGATTAAAAATGCTCTGACTTTAGTTAAAAAAGCTCTATTAAAACCACCACTTCACTTTGATTTTGTTTTGGGAGTTCCAGGCGCTTGCCCAGGAGAAATTGAAGATTTGGTTTATATGGTTAGCAAAATTCCATCAGACTCAACTTGGACAGTTGCAGGAATTGGAAGATACGAGCTTCCTTTAGCTATGCATGCAATTGCCATGGGGGGACATGTTAGAGTGGGATTTGAAGATAATATATACTTCAAAAAAGGTGAAAAAGCAAAGTCTAATGCACAATTGGTGGAGAGAATAGCAAACTTAGCAAAAGAATATGGAAGAGATATAGCAACACCAGATGAAGCAAGAAAAATTTTGAACATTAGATAA